The Mucilaginibacter sp. PAMB04168 genome contains the following window.
TGGCTGACCGGTGAGCGATAACCATGGATAAGGCTGACGGGGCTCATCCCGCTCCAGCACTTTATTGCGGGCATAAGAAACATTGCCGCGCAATGAGTAATTTAAGTTACCAATGTTGTTGTTATAGCCCAGATCAACCTCAAAGCCGCGGTTTTGAACACGCCAAAGGTTAGCCGGAGGCAAATCAACTCCAATTAAGCTTGGAACTGATGCCCGAGGCTGCAGGATATCATAACGATAACGTCTGAATACCTCAACAGTGGCAGTTACTTTCCCTTTAAACATGGTTAAATCCATACCCACGTTGGTGACCTTTTCTTTCTCCCAGGAAACTATGTTGCCCAAAGCACCTTCAGTAATACCAGTAAAGCTGTTGTTAGATTCACCTACCGAATAGCTTCCACCGTTTGCGTACGTTTGCAGGTAGATGTAAGTATTGCCATACACCTTGTCACTGCCTGTTAAACCGTATGAACCTCTGAATTTCAGCAAGTCGACAAAGTGAATATGCTTTTTGAAAAACTCCTCTTCGCTAATGTTCCAACCTGCTGCAACTGCCGGGAAAAACCCGTAACGGCTACCCTCAGGAAAACGGTTTGAGCCGTTGTAGCCTGCTGTGAATTCGATTAAGTACTTACGTTTATAATCATACCCTAAACGACCGGTTAATCCGCGCAGGGCGGCCGGATCACCTGTTCCGGTAACAGCGTTCTGATCGTTAAGCAAAGCCAGTCCATAAACGTGGTTTCCGCCAAACGTGCGGTCGTAGTTTAAAGACGCCAGGTAGTTCAGACGCTTATAGGAATTACCGCCGTTTGTTCCATACACCAAGGAATACTTTTCGATACGACTGGTGTTGTTTTTGGGTGCATAGGTATCAGTAACCGGGTTATAAATGAAAGATGGAAAACCTGATGCAGTGCCACGGGTAAGGCTGCGCCAGTATTGATAGCGCCCGTTATAGCTAAAGTTGATCATAGCAGACAATCCTTTTGTAAGCATATCGAGTTTTTGTACTGCTTTAAGATTGCCGGTTATGTCATTATAATAGTCGCGGTTATAACCGCTTAAAGCAATACGGCCCACAATGTTGTTATTGATTGCCGTAGCTGAATTGGCACCGTAAGAGCCGTCAGGGTTGTAAATGGGATAGGCAAACGGTGGTAATTGGTTGTAATCACTTATTTCATAAAAAGCATTATTACGGCCGTTTCGGCCACCTATATTTGGTTGATTGATCTCATTAAACGCACCAGATAAATCCAATTTTAGCGCTAATGTCTTGGTTGCCTGGATATCTAAATTTGACCGGAAGTTTGACCGGCGATAATAGTAATTGGTGTTTACCTGCGAATTAGGGTCATCAAAATTTTGCAGCAAGCCGCCTTGTGACAGGTAACCTGCCGAAATAAAATACCGGGCTTTATCCACGCCGCCCGATATATTTAAATTCTCCCTGAACTCTGAAGCGGATGGCCTGATCAGTGTCTTGGTCCAGTTTACATTCGGATGGCCATACGGATCTGTGCCGTCTTGAAAGAGCTGAAGGTCGCGGGTGTTATACAAGGGCTGCTGACCGGCGTTCACATAGCCTTCATTTACCAGCAAAGCCGATTGATAGGCATCGAGATAGTGTGGTTGATTGGTAGGTGTTTGAAAGCCTGCCTCAGACCGCAAGGTGACCACCGGCTTTCCCAGTTTACCACGCCGGGTAGTAATTACCATTACCCCATTTGCTCCCCTTACGCCGTAAATAGCCGTAGTAGCCGCATCTTTTAATAACGAAATAGACTCTACCTGATCAGGATCTAACTCACTGATGGGTTGTGTAAACTCTACATCATCAACTATAATAAGCGGGGCACCATCATTGGGTGTACTTAATCCGCGTATTAAGAAAGAGGCACCATCGGAACCTGGCCTGCCCGAACGCTGTTGTGATGTAAACCCCGGTAAACGACCGATAAGCGCATTCTGGATACTGGCGGTAGGCGTTTGCCGAATATCGTCTCCTTTGATACTACTTATTGCACCTGTGTTTGTGATTTTCTTTTGGGTACCGTAGCCTACAACCACCACCTCTTCAATGCCTTTGGCATCGGGCTGCAAGTCAATAACCAACTTGCTCCGGCCGGCTACATTTACCTCTTTAGTTAAATAACCTACCGACGAAACCACCAGCACCTGGCTGTTACCTTTCAACGTAATCTTAAAATTACCCTCACCGTCAGACGTGGTACCGTTATTTTGGTTCTTCTCAAGCACCGTAACGCCCGGTATTTTTTCCTTTCCTTCGGTAACCGTACCGGTAATTGTTCTTTGCTGGGCAAACAGCTGCTGTATGCAGAGGAGCCCTATAATAATCAATAAATATTTTTTCATGTTTAGTTAAATGGGCAATCGTTACCAGCCAAAGTTTTGAATCAGATTACTGCTTTTTGAGATTTCGGCAAAAGGGACGGGATACAAATACATTTTAGGAAAAGCAAACCGCACCTGCCCTACCGGCACTTTGGTATAGGTGAATGTGCTGTTTGCATTTTTAATGATTTGCATGCCACTAAGGTTCTGGTTCAGTACCCTTTCGGCATCTTTCCATCTGCGCAGGTCCCAATAACGGTGTTCTTCAAAAGCCAGTTCCAGCCTTCTTTCATTTTTAATGGCGTCGCGCATTTCAGCCTTGGTCATATTGTCTTTAATGCCAAACTTGTTGGTTGTGCCTTCGGTAATCTGAGCTCGCCTTCTTAAGTCGCGCAGGGCATTATAAATGTCTGCGCTTGGGGTAGATAGATATTCGTTTTGCGCCTCTGCAAAGTTGAGCAGTATTTCGGCGTAACGAAAAATGATAAAGTTGCGAGGGCCGTTAGCATAAGAAGTTGCCGTGGTAAAATTGCCCATGAATTTACGCAGGTAATAACCAGTTTTAGTTTGCACGCGTCCGCCTTTGTTAGGCTTGTCCAAACCGCCTTCAAACATTTCCAGTTTGCGATTTAGCCAGGTTACATCATTAGCCAGTACGGTAAAAGCCAACCTGGGATCGCGGTTTGCGTATGGGGCTTGTGATTGATAGCCGGAGCCGGTCTCTGCTATGGCGCGTCCGGCAAGCGTGGGGAAAGCATCAACCAAATCCTGCGTGGGGCTGGTACGGCCCAAGCCGGTTGCCTGATTAGAAAAACCGATAGGCCCGTTATTGTACTCAATATCATAATTAACATCTCGCAGATAATCTAAAATGATCTCTGAATTTTTGCGGTCTAAAAATATAGCGCTAAAGCTCTTGCTGGCAGGCGCGGGTAAGCTATACGGTTTGCCTGGGAGGTTAATAAGTTCTAAAGCTGCCTGGGCTGCTTTGTTCCACCTTTCAGCATCAAAATTGGCATAGCCCATTACCTCTCGCTGCTCAGCAGTGGCTCCGGCAGCAACACCTCCATTAAATAACGGACTGGCGGCATATAATAGCACCCGTGATTTAAGCGCTAAAACAGCGCCACGGGAAGCATGGCCCCAGTCGGTTGCTGAAAGCGGCTCTTGCTTTACCAAGGTTTTAATGGCATCGCATTCGTTAACTATGTAATCTACACAGGCGGCAAATGTGCTGCGTTTGATATTCAGGTTATCCGCATCAGAAAAAACCTGGTCGCCCACTAACGGAATACCGCCGTAGCGCTTAAGCAGTTCAAAATAAGCCATGGCACGTAAAAAACGAACTTCTGCTTTCCAGCCTGGTATTCTGGCAGCTACAGGCACTACATCAATTTTCTGCAAAAACACGTTTACTTTACGAATGGTGGTGTAACCGTTATTCCAATAACCGTCCGGGTTGCTGATAACACTGCTAATACGTGCCTGAGAGACATTTTCAATATCCGTTCCATCTCTTGATGGCAGGGCATCATCTGTAGCAGCATCTAAAAAGTCGCCGCCAATGCGGTTAAATCCATTTGGCAAACTGCTATATAAATTGTTTAAATATTGTTCGGCGTAATAGCCGTTTTTATCTTGAGGATCAAAAACCAGGTCTTCAGTCAGGTTTTCAAGTGGCCCATCCTGCTGATACTTTTTACAGCCTGATATAATCAGAACTGCTAAAAGAATTAAGTATATGTTTTTCATGAATTATAAATTGATGTTAACGCCAGCGGTAATAAGTTTCTGTACGGGATACCCGCCTGTGTAGCTTTCGGGATCCAAACCGTTGAGTTGCGTAGTAGTGAATAAATTGTACCCATTCACAAAGATTCTTGCCCGGGTTAGCCTTATCTTTTTTATGATAGAAACTGGCAAGGTATAACCTAACTCAATAGAACGTAGGCGCAGATAATTAGCTGGTTTGTACCAGTACGATGAAAACTGCTGATTGTTAAGGTTACGACCGATAGAAAGACGCGGATAGGTAGCAGTAGCTGCTGTAGCAGGTGTCCACCGGTTAAGATGATGCTCATAAGCCTGCTCCTTACCACTACCTTGGAATTCCCAGTACGAATTTCCTGACAGGTAAACCATGCGGTTAGCTACACCCTGCACCAATGCCGAAAAATCAAATCCCTTCCAATTTGCACCCAGGTTCAATCCGCCGTACAGCAAAGGTTTGGTGCCCCCAATAGCAGTGATATCATTTTCATCAATAGTGCCATCCTGGTTCAGGTCACGGAACTTGATATCGCCCGGTTGTGGTGTGATGCCCACAGGCACTGCGCTTGAAGCTATTTCCTGAGCAGATTGGTAAAGGCCGTCGGCCTGATAGCCGAACGCCTGGTTTACAGGCATGCCTGTGCGCTGCATCCAGCTATACTTCCGCTGAACTTCGTCCTGATAGGTAACTTTACTTTTGAGAGTTGAAATGTTTGGCGAAATAAAATAGCCGAACTTTCCTATTTTATTACTGTAGGTTAGCTGTAACTCCAAACCTGAGTAACGCTGTTTGCCGATATTTACCCTTGGGTAAGCGTTACCTAAAACCTGAGCATTAGTGCCAATCGACTGTAAAAGGTCATAATAGCTATCAATAAAGTAGTCGGCACTAATAGACAGTTTGTTTTCAAACATACTGGCATCAACACCACCGTTAAACTTTAGGGCTTTTTCCCAAGTTAGGTTAGGGTTGTTTAAAGCTCCTTCCTGTACTCCGCTTACCGGGGTTACTGCTTCACCAAAGTTATACCCGGTTCCTGAAGCATAGTACTTGTTATACTCAAAATACCCGGCGTTGTTGTTGCCCGTTTTGCCGTAACTGGCTCGTAGCTTTAAGATATTAAGCCAACTGGCTGTATTTTTAAGAAAATCCTCCTGCTTAATATTCCACCCTAAACCAATAGCCGGGAAGAAACCATAACGGTTATTTTTTGGATATGCAAGCGAACCGTTATAGGCTAAAGCCACATCCAACAGATATTTTTCCTGATAATTATATGATAACTTGCCCGAAATGCCTTGAACATAAGAGGGCAGCTGGGAATTTTCTGTCACATTATCGATGTTACCCAACAGCAGCGCCTGCAGTTCATGATCACCAATCTTTTTAGACCATCCGGATGATAGCTCGGTATAAAAACGGGTGTTCTGCGCAGTGATCTCAATGGCATTTGACATAGTACTTGGATTACTAAACTGCTGATAACCCGCCGCTCCCTGGGCATTGGCATTTTGTTGATACGTAGCAAAAGCCTTGGTACGGGTAATGGTTTCGGCCAGGTAGGCGTTAATGGATCCGCGCCCGGCAACCCATAAGCCAGGCAGTATCTTATCCAGTTTGGCTTTTAGCCCTAGGTCTACCCTAAAATCGCGGAAGTACTGCGGCTGGTAGCCCGAGTAAACGGTTTGCCCGTAGATATTATTGGTATAATCACGGTTGCCACCTAAAGTCCCATTATCGTTTAATACAGGGTAAGCGTTATTAGGCGTTGCACGGAAACTTGAGAATATGTTAGACGCTGAATTTCCGGGCTGGTCCTGATTTTGGATGCGCGTAAAAACATTAAGGTAAGTACTCACATCCTTACTCAAATCAACATCTACATTGGAGCGAAAGATGTATCGTTTATAACCTACTCCTGTATTGTAAGTATTGAAATCAGCCGTTTTGATTAAGCCTTGCTGGTTCAGATAATCAAGATCTACGAAGTACCGCGCAACCTTTCGTCCTCCTGAAATAGCCAGATCAAAACGGTTGTAAGGCGATTTGCTTTTCAGTATCTCCTTTTGCCAGTCTACATCCGGATGCCCGATCGGGTCTGTATGATTGCGGTACGCATCTAAATCGGCCTGTGTATAGGCCGGAGCTTTGCCGTCATTAGCCAATGCTTCATTGTATAAACGGGAGTAATCATAGGCGTTTAAAAAGTTGGGCAGGTTGAGCGGAGATTGCAGACCTGACAGCGCAGTAAACGAAATTCGCTGTGCACCTTCGGCTCCCTTTTTTGTAGTGAGTTGTATTACACCACCTGATGACCGCATGCCTAACATGGCTGTTGACACAGCGTCTTTAAGCACAGTTACGGATTCAATTTGTTCAGGATTGATAGATGAAAAACTTTGCGGTACCCCATCCAGCATAAAAAGCGGCGCCTGCCCACGAAGGGTTACTGTATAATTGTCGGCGCCAGGTTCGCCACTACCCTGAAAGGCCTGTAAGCCGGCAAGGCGGCCTGCGATTGTGCCATTAATGTAAGTCGAAACTGTTTTAGTGAGTTCCTCACTTCTAACTTCTCCAATAGCTGCTGTATTGGTTGTACGTTTTTGAGGCACGTACAATGAATTAAATACCTTAGGTAAGTCTGTAACCGCTTCCTGAAGCGTGACCTGAATAGTTTTGCCTAATTCGACTGCCACTTCTTTCTTTTGGTAAGAAACTACACTAAAAATCAGCACATCACCTGCGTTGGCATTAATACTGAACTTGCCGTCCAAATCTGTTTGGGTTGAAATGTTTTTAGATTTAACTTGAACGTTAACATCAATTAAAGGCTTTCCGGCAATGTCGGTCACTGTGCCTGTAACTGGCGATTGGTTAGCTTGCTGATGGCTGGTTAATATTTCGTCACCATTGTGCAAGTAGTTTGGTGCATTGGCCAATACTTCGCCCCTATGTATGACAGCGAGCCATACCAAGGTCAAAGAAATTTTTTGCAAAACTCTTTTAAGTAGAATTTTTCTCATAAAGTTAAATTGGTTTGATATTACCAGTTGGAACCGGCGGGTTAAAGATATGTGAAAAGAGAAGAAAAATACAAGGAATTTTATTTGCAAATAATTGATAATTAGGTGTTTATAATTAAAACAATACGGTTAATGCACCTAAATGGAACTGCATAACTAGCTGATTTCAAGAAGCGTTCATGAAAGCAGTTTAAAATGCTAATACGGTTAAAGTTTAATACAAATAATTTTCAATTTTTAGCTCTTCACGGTAAGTCATTTATTGCTTAAAGACTGTTGTAGACACTTGCGTACCGCCAAACATTGCACAAGAAATCGAAACCCCCACAGATTTTTGCTCAAACAGCAACTTAGAATGATATTGAGGTACAACTTAAGATTTGAAGATAGAAATGTGCCATAAGATGCATTAAGGCTACTAAGGAAAAGAAGCAGAAAAATTCAGCATCTGGTTGAAAATTGACCAGGTTGAAATAAAAAGGGCACGCTTTCAGCTGTTATGGCGGTTTTAAATTATACTAAAGCGTATTATTAGCACTGCGTTTTGGAAATATTCTGATGATACTTAATTTTTTGTTCCACTGATTACAACGCAAACAAGCAACTGTTTAATGAGAGAAGCGAGTATTTTTAAGATTGACGGGAGCAAAAAAGCTTTATAGCTTATATGCTGGACGTATTCCTTAGTATAACTATAGTTTAACATTATACTTAACTACCTTTCACCCTAACATATTTAATAGTTAAGATAGTTGTTAACGTAATTAGCAAGATAGCTACACAAGCAATTAATGGTATAGCAGAAAGGATAGATTCCGAACCACCTGCTGCCAATGCGCCAAACGCGGCAACACCAATAGCTCCACCGGTTTGCCTAACAGTATTTAGCACAGCTGAAGCCGTGCCCGATAATGATTTTTCTACACTGGCTAAAATACCGGTGATCATGGCAGGCACAGCCATTCCCATACCTACCGGCATAATTAAAAAAGGAAAGAAAAGCTGCCAATACGGGGTATTTGCTTTAGCCAGGAACAAGCCGGCAAAGCCGACGGCGAAGAGCGCAAGCCCAGCTATGATGGAGGCGCCGATACCAAACCGGTTAATCACCCTTCCACTCAGCAAATTAGTGATTACAAAGCCTACCGTCAATGGAACAAAAGCAAGCCCCGCCGTCATGGATGGATAATGTAGAACGTTTTGCAGGTAAAGGCTAAGCACAAACACGCTGCCATAATAAGTGCCATTAAGCACCCCTCCTAACAAAAGCAGCACATTAAAGCGCGAGGAATTAAATAGATGTAAGGGTAATATTGGATACGATATCCGCTTTTCAATTGCTAAAAATAAAACGAAAAAGCTAAGGCTTAACAATAACCCTCCCCAAATCAAAGGATTTTTCAATCCGAGCTGGTGCCACTCTATAATTGCGGCTATTAGTAAAGTAGCTGCCAGCATCCATATTAACTGTCCGGCGGTATCAAACTTTTTAGCAGCAGTTGAAATGGCGCCTTTAAGGAGCTTAAAACTCAAAACAAAAGCCGCTATACAGAAAGGAATATTCACGTAAAAAATAAACCGCCAGTTACTAATGTGGATTAAAACTCCTCCAATAAGCGGACCAGCAGCCAACGCCGAGCTGCCGGCAGCTGTCCAGAGCCCTACTGCCCGTGCACGTGTAGCAGGTTCGTGTGCAAAGGCCTGGTTTAGTAATGACAGCGAACTTGGGATCATGGTTGCAGCCCCTATGCCTTGCAAGATTCGGAAAATGACCAGGCTAAATGAATTACCCGCTAACCCACAGCCCGCAGAAGCGATCCCAAAAATTACAATACCGATTTGGAAAATCCGTAAGGCACCCAAGCGGTCACTTAAGCTACCTGCTGACAACATGAGTACCGCAAAAGCCAGGGTGTACGCATCAACCACCCATTGCAAGGTGCTTATACCTGCCTGGTAAGACTGCGCTATTTGAGGTAAAGCAAGATTAACTATAGATACATCCAGTTGCGCAACCACAAAGGCTAAGCTGGTTATGGTAACCACCTGTACGAAACTGGTTTGTTTTACTGTACTCAATTTAACGGTATGCTAATACGCCGCAAAAGTAAACAAACTTCATTAAGTATATAGGCTGGCCATTTTATGCAGTGTGGAATACCTTTTGTTGTTTGTTATCACTGCTGGCGGTAGCTAATTACGAATTTGTGATTGAAAAATTTACAAGTGAGCCCTTCATTTCCTAATTTAGAATCTTGGTTACTAAACGATAACTATAACGGCCCTTATATTATATCTGAACCGGTTAGCACATAGATGATCATCTCTGTTCGGACAACGAAACCTAAGGCCTGATAGAGGTTAATGGCACGGGTGTTATCTGCTCTAACGTGTAAGTATGGGATCTTACCGGCGGCGCGTAATTGGCGGATATGACTGTTAATAAGCGCTCGTGCATACCCTTTGCCGGTATGAACAGGATGTGTGCAAACAGCACTGATTTCGACATAAGGCCCGCAATGAAAGCGATGACCGGCCATAGCAACCAGTTGTTTATCCTCAAAGATGCCTTCATAGCCACCAAACCTGATCGTTTTTTCCATGAAGGGTCCGGGCGGACTCAATTTGGTCAGTTCTAACATTGCAGGAACGTCTTCGTCACTTAATTTAGTAATTGTTATTTGCCGCTGTTCTTCAGGTGTTGCGCCTTCATACATCATTTGGTATCCATCTATCCGGTTAACAATGGTCCAGGGATGTGCATTTAGATTTTTATCGGTTGTAAAAACGGCAATGGTTTCACTCCAGGGTTTAAGGTCCATTAACGCCTTGAAATGTGTAAAGTTATTTTCTGCAACAGCGGCGAAGGCCGAAACTCCCGGTGCATAATATCTAGCTATATGGTTGCCTATAGCCAAATTCACGTTGCCCGACGTTAAAGCTGCCCAAACAGGGTTATCCAATTGTTCTATTAACATGTGCTCTCTTTACTAAATCTGTCCTGTGTTATTCCGGAGTTTTGTCTGAATATTTGTACCGTATTTGTCCGGTCATTACGCATACCCCCAACCAGATCCTGCTTCAGTGCTGTTGGGTGGTGTTGCGATCACGTAACCACTATTTCCAGCAAACCTAACCGGTCGGCCAAGATATGGGTTGCGATCTTCTCTGCAGAGTTTAGAAATTTGCCGCAGGTCGATTGCCCGTCCATGATCATGTCGCGCAAAATAATCAATTGTCCGTTTGTCGCCAAAGAAGTCGAGCGTTTAAACTCGGCGGTCCATCAGAACGCGACTTTATTTCCTTCATAAAAAAATGACAGTTAGTAACTTGCACTTACAAGTAACTAACTATCATTTTTAGATTGCGAGTACAACTAAAATAATATAAATAAAAAGACTTTAAGACTTATGTCACCGGTTAAACCAATGGAACCTAAACCCGAACGGAATAGTACATTTTTAGCCATACAAGCGTAATAACAAATGGAAGCTCATCACTTGTCACCATTCGCGCTCCAGCAAGCATAAGCCTTTGACAAGTTTACGCAACCCTTAAAATACATTCCATCCTACTGTTATCTGCATATCAGTGCTTCGGGTAATTCAGGGTGGCTTTAACTTCGTCTATTTGCTGCGTATGCCGGTTGCTGTGTGCCGCGATGAGCAGGATAAACTGATAGCTATCATAAGTACCAACAGGTAAAACCACAATATGGTTGCGCAAATCAGCTTTCGATTCTTTAACCAGGGCAATCAGTTTTTCACGCCCGGCTTTAAAAGCAGTTAAGGCTTCGGCTACTGTTTGATAGGGTGAATTTGCAGGCTCCAGTGCTGTAAAAGTTTTAGATCTACGGCTACGATCTTCCACCGCTTTGACCAGGTCATCATCGCTGAACCTGATCTCGGTTCTTTTTTCCGGATTCGCCGGTTGAGATAAGGCAGGTTCTGCCATGGCCCAAAGTTCCTTTTCAGCGGCTGCAATATGTTTGATACATTCGGCCACGCTCCATTTGTCGGCCGCCGGTTTAAAGTTAAGTTGCGCTTCGCTTAAGCCTTTTACGGCTGCAAAGACGCCGGCTTCAGTTTGCTGTAATAACTGGACTGCCTTTGATCGTTCTGGTGAGGTAAGCATATTTGTTGTTTTTTGTTGTGCCAGGCCTTGGTATACTGCAAGGCTTAAAAATGTGGTAATCAGGAGGTGTTTCATCTTAAAATAAAGGTATTAAGGTTTGAGAGGTATTAACGGATTTAATTGCTTTTTCCAAATTTTGATAGGTTGCCCGGTAAACGAAAACCGCCATACTAATTCTTTTTATACCGGCTTTTGCCAACGATTCAACAGTAGCCAGGTTTGGGCCGCCTACGATATTAACCGGTAAGGATACTGCCGAGGTGATTGCCGAGATTACCGCAGGATCACCAATGCCGGTTACGAAAAGACCGTCCGCACCCGCATCTCTGTAAAGCTTCGCCCTGCGGATAACGGTTTCAAAGGGTTCTGGCAATTTTTGTAGAAAAGCATCGGTGCGGGCGTTTATAAAAAGTTGCTGGCCGGTTCTTGCCAGGTAATTTTTTATACTTTCCAACTTCCGCAAATACACGGATTCACCTTCAGCATCTTCTAAATTGATGCCCGCAACTCCAAGATCGAGCAGTTGTTGAATATGATCATTGATAACAGAAAGGTCGTTCGTATATCCCCTTTCAAAGTCAACGGATAAAGGTATAGTTGTAGCGGCTTTTATTCTTTGAATGATGTAGAGCAATTCCTTAAAAGGAATCTTTTCGCCATCTGCGTATCCTAATGAATCTGCAATAGCGCCGCTGGAGGTGCCGATGGCCGGAAAACCGGTAGCTTCGATTAGTTGAGCACTTTTAGCATTCCAGGCGTTAGCCAATAAAAACGGGTTCGATTGGTAATGTAACTGATAAAAGGTTTGGTATGAAGTCATGATCAAAGCTATTGTAATAATCGCGTACTGGCAGGGCGCTATTTAGACATCTTAAGGGGTTGATTTAGACAATACGTGCGCTTATCTTACGCCATAAAATACGAAAGTACGCCCGCTAATCACTGGCTAAATGATTTAAGCAGCATTATGGTCGCCTATAGCGTATTCGGCCGGGCCATAGCTACGGCTAACAAGTTTAAAATTGAGCGGGTTGGTATCAAAAACAGTTCATTTCACCAAGTGCTCCTAAAGAAGTGACCGCATCAAGGTATCTCGCAAACCAAGAGAACCTATCTTGTTATCATTGTTCGCCAAACCATTACGAAGGCTCAACCGCTATGAACAACGAAGTAATTAAGTTGCCAGGTGACACTTGGAGGGCATAACTTCCGGCTGCTAAACGAATCGTTTACTGTAAGCTTGGTTCATTTGACAAGCAAATGCTTGGCATAAATAAGTAGGACAGACAATTTCTTGAACAATAGGTGCTTTGCCGGTCAAACAGGTGAACTGGAAAAAGTGCTTTTATTGATCGAACTAATGAATCCCCACCACCGCTACGAGGGGACATTCCACTAGGGTGGCAAACCGTTTTCATGGCAGCCGGCTACCTGACACTGCGGCAACAGCAGGTAAGTTTATTGTATCGCTTTTTTACGTGACCTGTTTCCCTCTGTTGTTGTACTATTTAAGTTGAACAGCAAGAGCTTCCTACAGAGCTGGTATCGAATATTTAATGCTGGCCTACTACAGAATTTCACTCACCGATTACCTTTCCATAAAACAGGAAAATGACGGATTTGTCA
Protein-coding sequences here:
- a CDS encoding MFS transporter → MSTVKQTSFVQVVTITSLAFVVAQLDVSIVNLALPQIAQSYQAGISTLQWVVDAYTLAFAVLMLSAGSLSDRLGALRIFQIGIVIFGIASAGCGLAGNSFSLVIFRILQGIGAATMIPSSLSLLNQAFAHEPATRARAVGLWTAAGSSALAAGPLIGGVLIHISNWRFIFYVNIPFCIAAFVLSFKLLKGAISTAAKKFDTAGQLIWMLAATLLIAAIIEWHQLGLKNPLIWGGLLLSLSFFVLFLAIEKRISYPILPLHLFNSSRFNVLLLLGGVLNGTYYGSVFVLSLYLQNVLHYPSMTAGLAFVPLTVGFVITNLLSGRVINRFGIGASIIAGLALFAVGFAGLFLAKANTPYWQLFFPFLIMPVGMGMAVPAMITGILASVEKSLSGTASAVLNTVRQTGGAIGVAAFGALAAGGSESILSAIPLIACVAILLITLTTILTIKYVRVKGS
- a CDS encoding GNAT family N-acetyltransferase, with amino-acid sequence MLIEQLDNPVWAALTSGNVNLAIGNHIARYYAPGVSAFAAVAENNFTHFKALMDLKPWSETIAVFTTDKNLNAHPWTIVNRIDGYQMMYEGATPEEQRQITITKLSDEDVPAMLELTKLSPPGPFMEKTIRFGGYEGIFEDKQLVAMAGHRFHCGPYVEISAVCTHPVHTGKGYARALINSHIRQLRAAGKIPYLHVRADNTRAINLYQALGFVVRTEMIIYVLTGSDII
- a CDS encoding DinB family protein, which gives rise to MKHLLITTFLSLAVYQGLAQQKTTNMLTSPERSKAVQLLQQTEAGVFAAVKGLSEAQLNFKPAADKWSVAECIKHIAAAEKELWAMAEPALSQPANPEKRTEIRFSDDDLVKAVEDRSRRSKTFTALEPANSPYQTVAEALTAFKAGREKLIALVKESKADLRNHIVVLPVGTYDSYQFILLIAAHSNRHTQQIDEVKATLNYPKH
- a CDS encoding isocitrate lyase/phosphoenolpyruvate mutase family protein, which encodes MTSYQTFYQLHYQSNPFLLANAWNAKSAQLIEATGFPAIGTSSGAIADSLGYADGEKIPFKELLYIIQRIKAATTIPLSVDFERGYTNDLSVINDHIQQLLDLGVAGINLEDAEGESVYLRKLESIKNYLARTGQQLFINARTDAFLQKLPEPFETVIRRAKLYRDAGADGLFVTGIGDPAVISAITSAVSLPVNIVGGPNLATVESLAKAGIKRISMAVFVYRATYQNLEKAIKSVNTSQTLIPLF